The DNA region TGGCATCTATAATAGCTTTCATGGGGAAATCTCCTGTTGAATTTTACGTACCAGTATCTTTGGCTCGCAGGCGGTGATCTGTCAAGTCGGACTTGACCCCAGTGATTTCATTGCGCCGCAGGACGGATGCGGCGGGCGAGGGTGTTTTTGAGGGCTTCGTAGGTGTTGAACACGATTGGACAGCAATCGTAGTTTTCAACGGATTGGCGGACCCTGAAAACGAAGCCACGCCGGTGAAGATGCGGGTAGGACCGGCAATCGCGGGGCCGGACCTCATAGACCGAGCAGTGGTTCTTTTTGAGAAAGGGACACGGCCGTTTTTGGAAGATCAGAACTTGCTTTTTATTCTGTACCAGGGTGCTGAGGTAACGGGAGGTGAATGCCGTCAAGGTCAGGCCGAGATGACGGGCTAGCCGTTTGGCATCGGCCATCGTCACGGTGGGATTGAGTTTGCGGCAGCAATTGGCGCAATCGGTGCAGTCCACTTTCCGGGAAACCTCCCCGTAGGCCTTTTCAACGGCCTGATCAATGGCTTTGATGGAGAAGGGGAGCTCCCTGACATACATTCGGAAATCGTCATTTTCCTCCTGCCTGAGTTTCCCCAACCGCTTGATCGTTTTAAGGTCAGTAATCATTTTCATATTCGAATACTTATCCGCATTCAAAGAGGTTTTACCACCCGCTTCGCTAGAGGTCACAGAGACACAGAGAATACGAAGAAAATGTGGCGGGATTTTTAATTCTGGACTACCAGAATGAAAAATCCCGCCACGGTTCCTTGGAGCAATACAAAGAGAAAGAGGAGGTTTTGGATAACTCCTCCCTCTCTACTAATTCCTTCAAGAAACCGTGGCGTTTATTTTGGCCATGTGTACACGCATGGCCGGAATAAACGCCACATTTGCGTTTTCTTCTCTGTGCCTCTGTGACCTCTAGCGAAGCGGGTGGTTAATTCTTTCTTTCTGGTTTCAAAAAATTTTGTCGGTAGAAATTCAGTTCGGCAATGGAGCACATGACGTCATAGAGGGCATCGTGGCGTTTGGCCTGCTTGGGCAGGGTCCAGCCGGGCAGATAGTCCTGCATTAGATCAATGTTTTCCTTCGCGAACTCCGGGCCGAGTTTGGCGTCCAACCAGAGGATTTTAAGGGAGCTGACGTCAAGAATCCGGTAATGAAGCCGCGACAGGAATTGAGGCAGAACGCGCTGGGCGAACCACCAGTCCGCATGGATGGTATTACCTGCCAGAATGGGGCGGTCTTTGAGCTTTGCCGCCATGGGGCCCACCAGGGCGTCAATCGTGGCGGCCAGGAGCCGGTCAACGTCCGCTACGGTAGGGGCGGTTTCTGAGCGGGCCTGGGCGACAATCTCCGGGCATTCTTTGGCGACAAAATCGCTGACCGGTGTTCCCGGGGGGAGCCGGACGGCCGTGACAAGATCCTGTTCCGGCGCGGCGATCCGCCGCCCCTGCATATCGGTGATGACCATGGCGACTTGCAGCAGGTGCGCCTGCTCCAGTTCCAAAGTTGAATACTCGGTGTCAAACCAGACGAGAGTGGGTCCTGTTGTTGTGCTCATAAGTTCCTTTGTTTCGTAATCGTAATCTTAATCCTAATCTTAATCAATCTGCGCTGTACTGGCTATGAGCGTTAATCAATAGAGATTATGATTAAGATTACGATTAAGATAAAAATTACAGGGTCAGGAGATCCTGGATATCGGTCCAGGTCATGGAGGTGAAGGCGGTTTCACCGGTGGCCAGGGTGGCATCGATAATGGCTTTTTTCCGGCGCTGTAATTCGAGCACCTTTTCTTCGACAGTGCCCTTGGTAATCAGCTTAACGCTATAAACGGTGCGTTTCTGGCCGATACGATGGGCCCGATCAGTGGCCTGGTTTTCCACAGCGGGATTCCACCAGGGGTCGAAATGGATCACCATGTCGGCTCCGGTCAGGTTCAGTCCCACGCCACCGGCCTTCAGACTGATCAGGAATACCGGGATCTTATGGTCGGTATTGAACTTGTGCACCACGCTCATGCGGTCTTTGGTGGCGCCATCCAGGTAGCAATAGGGGATTTGCTTATGATCCATCTGGGCGCGCAGAATGGTGAGCATGGAAACGAACTGGCTGAAGACCAACACGCGGTGTCCGCCATCCAGCGCCTCATCCAACAATTCGAAGAATAGATCCATTTTGGCCGACGGGGCCTCGACCTTGAGCCCCTCCATTTTGAGCAGGTCGAGGTGGCAGCAGACCTGGCGCAAGCGCAGCAGGGTCTTGAGCACTTCCATTCGCGATTTCTGGAAGCCCTGTTTGGCCACCAGATCAGTCAGCTTGTTGCGTGAGCTGTCAATCAACTGCTTGTAGACGGCCTTCTGGTCGGCACTGAGCGTACAAGAGGCGATGCGCTCAATGCGTGGGGGCAGATCCTTGGCCACGTCGACTTTCAGGCGGCGCATGAGAAAGGGCTGGAGCTTGCGGCGGAGCCGGGCCTGGGCGGCCTCTCCCTCCGGTCCGCCCCCGGCAATCGGCAGTTCGCAGTTATGCCGGAAACTGTCATGACTGCCCAGGTAATGCGGCATCAGGAAATCCATGATGGACCACAAATCCGACACGCTGTTCTCGATGGGCGTTCCGGTGAGCACCACCTTATGGAAAGCCTTCATCTCCTTGGCCACAATGGCGTTTTGCGTGGACCGGTTTTTGATGTGCTGGGCTTCATCCAGCACCAGCACCCCGAATTCATGTTCCAGATAATGCTCTGAATCACGGCGGAGCAAGGCATAGGAGGTGACCACCAGATTGGCGCGCGGGAGTTCCGCCCATTTGGCATGCCGGTCGCTGCCGGACAGGGTGAGCACCTTCAGGGAGGGGACAAAGCGCTGGGCTTCTTCCGCCCAGTTGCCCACGAGGCTGGTGGGGCACACAATCAGGCAGGGCTTGCCGCGGACGGCCGGATGATAGCGTTCCATCTGAAGCCAGACCAGGGTCTGGAGGGTTTTGCCCAAGCCCATTTCATCGGCCAGAATCCCCCCAAAGGTGTTGGTCTCGAGGAAGCGCAGCCAGCTGACCCCCTCCTTCTGGTACGGGCGGAGAATGGCATCCAGACCGGGCGGGATCTCGGCAGGTTCATAGGCGATGCCCTGGGATTGCCGTTCCGCCTGATTCCGCCAGGCCAGCGGGGCCTCCACGTCGACCCCATCGAGGGCGTCCAGTGAGTTTTTCACATACGAGGCGTAAACAGACGGCATGCGGAAGACGCCCGGCTGGGAGCTTTCGCCACTGGAGCAATCCCGGAAGACCTCGATCATGCCCTCGATCGCCTCGGCATCCAGCATGATGGTCCGGCCACTGTGGTCGACAAAGGAGTCGCCCTTGCGCAGGGCGCGCTGAATTTCGGCGGAGGTCAGGCGATTGCCGGTGCCGTCTTCAAAATCAAACCCGACCTCAAACCAGCCGGACTGTTCATCCTTGTAATTAATATGCACGACCGGCGTGGCAAATTCGGCCTCTTCCATGAAGCCGCCGACCCGGCCCTCCAGTTCGACCTTCCAGCCTTTACGGCGGAGGGCAGGGACATGACTGCCGAGGAAGTTCAAGACTTCCCGGCACCCGACCACGGGGGTGAAGGCGTCGCCGACTTCCCCCACAAAGCCGTAGGGGGCCAGGAACTCGGTGGCCTTTCGTTCGGCCTCCAGGTTCCGGACCAGATAGCGCAGAAAGTCGTTCGGATCGGGAATGGCAAAATGCCCCTGGGGATCTTTTTTGACGGACACCAGTTTGTAACCGTTATATTCGGCATAGAGGGTGCCGGCGAGAGAGGCCGGGCTTCCCTTGATGACGAAGCGGAATTTCGGCTGGGCTGGCTCAATGGGAAAGAGATCCAGCGACAGGTCGCTTTCCACCCTCATGAAGCCCGATAACATCGGTAACTCCGCCTGCATGAAGCGGGGGACGGAGGTGCGGGGAATGATGACCGGTTCCACATAAATGGAGCGGATGGGGTCTGGCAGGACCTGTTCCAACGGCCAGAAATGGTTGGCCCCGAAGACCCAGCCATGCCGGCCCGCCACCACATACAGGGGGATTTCGGTGGCCTGGCGGAAGGGAATCTCCGTGTGAAGCATCAGGATCAGCTCCCCGTTATCATGATCGAGATCGAGATGCAGGAAGGAGGTCAGTTTCGTGGCGGCCACCGTGATCGGCAAGGGATTCTGTTCCTCTTCAATCTGGAGGCCTTGCAGGAGTTGCAACAGGGAAACGAAATCCTGGGGTCTGAGATCAATCTCGCTTTTGGCCGGACCTTCGCAGATGTCCTCGAGCACGAAGAGCACCGACTCATCCTTCTGGTTGAGGCCAAGACTCGTGGCCGCGGGAATGTCGCTGAGAGGAATGACCTGCTCGCCGATCAGGGCATCGCACCGGATCGGGATCCGATGGTTCAGCACCTCGCGACGCCAGCCGCTCTTGAGGGTCAGCCGGATATGCGCGTCCATACTGCCCGCGGTCCCATTGCGGGTGCGTTTGACATAAGCCGCCTCATTGAACCGTGCAATGCGCTCTGCGCGGCGGAGTTCCTCCAGCCGCTTGGCCTCAAGTTCAGGGTTATTGGAGCGCCGGATCAGTTCCAGGCACAACGCCACCACATGGGCGCAGATGATGCCCCGCTCCTTGCTGTCACGGCAGGGGCAGTGATTTTCGGCCGAGCCATCCTGCAGGATGCGTACCGAGGTCTTCAAGGGGCGGTTGCTCCACAGGACCGTGCCGGTGACGAACGGCTCTTCATAGGCCACATCCTGGACCAGGCCACGCTCCGTCAGCGCCTTGGCTTCCTGAAAGACGCGCAAGCCCGCCCAGTTAACCAGGATTTTATGTGTGACAGGTGCGCGGGTCATGGGGAGTGAAGAGTTGCGAGTTAAGAGTTACGAGTTGAAAGTTGAGCGTTAAACGGGGGGAGTTCGTTTCATGCTTAGGGTGGTCCATTCGCCCCGTTGAATGTGTTCTACAAGTGTCATGTGTTGAGTTTCGAAGGCGGCCTGGACATCTGCGGCCTGGGGATTGAGAATGCCTGACAGAATGATGCGGGACCCCGGGGCGGGGGCTAAAAAGGAGACGAGGACTGCGGCGTTGGCAATCAGTACCGGGGCGAGAATATTGGCCACCACGATGTCGCAGGCGCCTTCCAGCCCCGCCTCGGCCACGTCCCCCGTCATAAACCGGATCTGATCGGCCACTCCGTTCAGTTCGGCGTTTTCCCGGGCGATGCGGACGGCCAGCGGATCATTGTCCAGGGCGGTCAGCCGGGTGTAGGCCAGTTTGGCGGCGGCAATGGTCAGGATGCCCGATCCGCACCCCAGATCGGCGAACGTCGCCCCGGGATGGGTGGCGGCCAGTTGGTCGATCATTTCCAGACAGCCGCGGGTGGTGCCGTGCTGGCCGGTGCCGAAGCTCATGCCGGGATCGATTTCAACCACGATATCGCCCGGAGGCGCGGGACAGGGCTCCCAGGAGGGTTTGATCCAGATCCGGTCCGAGACTTTTTCGGTATGGAAAAATTTCTTCCAGGCCTCCGCCCAGTCTTCTACGGGGAGCTCGCGAATCGAGCAGGTCAGGGGATCCTGGCCCTTGTGAGATTGAAGAAACGCGGTCATGGCGTCCAGGCGATGAGCGGCTTCGGCTTGGGTGGCGCAGAAATATTCGATAATGGCCAGATCCCGGTCGGCATCAAACCAGGCGGTACATTGATCATCCCCGCCCTCGACCGAGTAATCATCGTAAAGTTCGGCAAGCCGGCCGGAGGTTTCCAGTCGGGCGACATAGAGGAGGGGGAACGAGGGCTTGGAGGCGGGGCTTGTCATTCTGGATTCTGACTCCTGGATTCTGACTTCTTCTTTTGAAACCGGTTGTAGGGTTTGGATTGCGCCGCGCCATCGGCCCCGAGCACGGCGCGGGTTTCATTCACCCGGGCCAGCACGCTGTCGGTCGTTTTGAAATGGCACTTGGCCGTATCCAATAGCACTTTTGGGGAATGTTTCTTAATCAGCTCCACCGCAGCCACTTGCACCAGATCAGAGGCCCCTTTCGGGAGTTTGACCCCGTATTGTTCGCCGAGGCGTTGAATGCCCAGCACAAAGGCCTCCCGGGCCAGGATGGAGGCGGCGGCGACGGCCAGATCCGCTTCCGCCCGGTGCATCTGAACCAGTTCGATTTTTTTACCCTTGTTCATCAGGGCGCGCAGGACCACTTCCTTGCTGCCGAACTGATCCGAGATCGCGCGCGGGCAGGTGGGGATTTTTTCCAGCATGTTTTCGATGGCGCGGGCATGGCCCCAGGCCAGCATGGCATTGACGCTGCGCATTTTGGCATAAAGTTGGTTGTATTTGCCCGGTCCGATATGGATCAGCGTAAAGCGATCCCCGAGCAGTTTGCGGATTTCACGGGCCAACTCCAGGATACGCTTGTCGGTGGAGATTTTCTTGCTGTCCTTGACGCCGAGCTCGCGCATTTTCTCAATGATCGGTTGGTCGGTATAGGCGCTGGCAATGACCATGGGGCCGAAGAAATCGCCTTTTCCGCTTTCATCCACACCGATATGCGGGGCGAGGGCCTCAGGGTTGAGCACATCCTCATAGCCGACCTGGGCGGTCATCAATACAAAGGGTTCGAGGGTAAAGGTGACGAAATCCTGGGCACCCTTGCCCTGGACGCACACTTTGCCAGACGTATAGAGCACAATCCGGCAATGGTCCCCGTCCACGGCGATAATGGAATAGGGGACGGTGGCCCGCTTAAAATTACCCCCTTCAAGGAGCATAATCAGGGCGGCCTGCTGGATCTCAGACAACTCAAATGTGAATGAATTTCGTGGTTCCATAAACGTTCAGTTATACCGATGATCACCCAATAAACAAAGTAAATTTTCAGAATTTCGTCACCAAGACATATAAACAGAAATGCATATTATATGACGTAAAATGAGAAAAGATGAAAAGGGAGACATATGTGAAGGCGGGGGAGTTCAGGCTAAATATACCATTACATCGGTCAAGACCGTAGTAAGGCTAGTTGGATAGTTGAACAGGGGTGAAGGGGTATTGACCGAAGGCTAATGGGGCTCATTAATCACAATTGTGGCTATTTCTTCGAATTAGTCCAACTTGCTATTAATTTTTCAGGATGTTCCTTTCCTTCCTGATATTCAACAGTAATACTAGTTGCCCCTTTGGTAATTGTAAATTTGTCCTCATCAACTTTTAGTACCGTGAGACTGTCCCATTTTGTGTCTGACTTCAGCCCCCAACAGTCATTAGGCGTGACTTCGCCCTCCCCGTCTTTGTCTTTTGTTATAATCTTTGCCCCGTCAACTTTTAGAAAGGCGTTGTCATACATCCCTTGTCCCTTGGCGTTCCAACTCAGTGCGTCTTGCCTAGTGAGTGTGGCGGTTCCTTCAAAGGGCGTAATAAGTTGAAATGACGACACATTGGCAGGAATTAGGTGAAGCAGAATTAATAAAGCGATTCCGTACATTGGTTATTCCTTATCCTAATAGTTAGCGGTTGTTCAGGCAACCTATCAAGGGGTGTTAGAATACCGCAAGCCCAAACCCTGAAATTCAATGCAAAAATATAATTAAGTTTTTCAATTTGTGGATATTGGCGTAAGGCGATGGATATTAATGCCTTATGCTATTTCGTAACCATGACATATAAGTGTTCAATTATATCAAATTTATCGGGTGAGGCAAAAGAAAATAGTACGGGTACGCCTGCGGATACGCTGAGGCGATATGAGATATGAGATTTCAGACTTGAGATAGGGGAAAGGGTGATATAGATTTAATCATTGATAGTAAATAACTAATACTATTTAATCTGTCAAATCCGAGATCTCAAATGAAAGAGGAGGAGCGTGAGATATAAAAATTTCGAAGAGGTGCCGGTCTGGCAGGCAGGGATTGAGCTGACCGCGCAGGTATTCAGGCTGACGGATGACAAGGATTTCCGTTTTAAAGGCGATATTGCCAACCAGATTCAGCGAGCCGCCCTGTCAGTGCCTAACAATATCGCCGAGGGGTTTGAGCGGGGTACCACCCCTGAGCTGATCACGTTTCTCTATTACGCCAAGGGGTCTGCGGGCGAAGTCCGGTCCATTTGCCATGTGATTGATCATCTTCCCTATTTCAACCATCTGAAATCTCAAATCTCAGATTTGAAATCTTTATCAACCTCCGTCTCCCGGCAACTTTCAGCCTGGGCGACTTCCCTGCAGGAAGGGGACATTAGAGGACCTCGCTATCTCACCGAACAATCGAAAGAAAGTTACCAGCAAAAACAACGCGCCTCTGCATTTACAGAGAAACTCAAACGTGACCAGGAGTCGCTGCTAGTGCGGTTAAAGGCGCAGCGAGACAGGGCCCCGTTGAGTGATGGCGGCCTTATTCCGCGCGAACCGGGGCTGTGAATGGCGTCCCGCTCAGGGACCGGACACATCCAGGAACTCAATGCGGTGGTTGTCGCCCGAGGTGAGCGTGGAGGGACCTGCGACCAGCATGGCCAGATGCCCGGGAATCTTGTTTTCACGGAGGCACTGCCGGGCAAAGTGGTTCCAGTTCCCGGGGATCACGTCCAGCTGAACCGGGTACACGCCGTAGGAGAAAACCAACCCCTGGCAGACCTCCGCCTCCTGGCTCAGGGCGGCAATCCACACCGTCGGATTGAACCGCGAGAGGGTCCGTGCGGTTCTGCCGGTCCGGGTGAGGACGAAGACGCCCGCACAGGGCACGGTCTCCATGGCGTGTTCCACGACCGCCGCCAGCGCTTCGGCCGCCGTGGTTGAGGGGAGCAGGCGGGACATGGCCTTGAGATCGTCGTGCCGGGCGGTCGGGCGATGGGTCTCCGTGTAGGTGGCAATCGCGGCCAGCATTGCTACCGATTCTTCCGGATACTTGCCCATGGCCGACTCACCGGAGAGCATGATGCAGTCGGTGCCGTCCAGAATGGCGTTGGCCACGTCGGTGGCTTCGGCACGGGTGGGCAGGCGGCTGGACACCATGGATTCCAGCATCTGGGTGGCGGTGATGACCGGTTTGCCGGCGAGGCTGGCTTTCGCGATAAGCTCCTTCTGCAGGATGGCCATTTCCTCAATCGGCACTTCCACGCCCAGGTCGCCCCGCGCCACCATGATGCCGTCCGTGGCTTTCAGGATCTCGTCGAAATTCTTCAGGGCATCCATCCGCTCGATTTTGGCAATGATGAAGGGC from bacterium includes:
- a CDS encoding YkgJ family cysteine cluster protein; the encoded protein is MKMITDLKTIKRLGKLRQEENDDFRMYVRELPFSIKAIDQAVEKAYGEVSRKVDCTDCANCCRKLNPTVTMADAKRLARHLGLTLTAFTSRYLSTLVQNKKQVLIFQKRPCPFLKKNHCSVYEVRPRDCRSYPHLHRRGFVFRVRQSVENYDCCPIVFNTYEALKNTLARRIRPAAQ
- a CDS encoding exonuclease domain-containing protein, with amino-acid sequence MSTTTGPTLVWFDTEYSTLELEQAHLLQVAMVITDMQGRRIAAPEQDLVTAVRLPPGTPVSDFVAKECPEIVAQARSETAPTVADVDRLLAATIDALVGPMAAKLKDRPILAGNTIHADWWFAQRVLPQFLSRLHYRILDVSSLKILWLDAKLGPEFAKENIDLMQDYLPGWTLPKQAKRHDALYDVMCSIAELNFYRQNFLKPERKN
- a CDS encoding SNF2-related protein, translated to MTRAPVTHKILVNWAGLRVFQEAKALTERGLVQDVAYEEPFVTGTVLWSNRPLKTSVRILQDGSAENHCPCRDSKERGIICAHVVALCLELIRRSNNPELEAKRLEELRRAERIARFNEAAYVKRTRNGTAGSMDAHIRLTLKSGWRREVLNHRIPIRCDALIGEQVIPLSDIPAATSLGLNQKDESVLFVLEDICEGPAKSEIDLRPQDFVSLLQLLQGLQIEEEQNPLPITVAATKLTSFLHLDLDHDNGELILMLHTEIPFRQATEIPLYVVAGRHGWVFGANHFWPLEQVLPDPIRSIYVEPVIIPRTSVPRFMQAELPMLSGFMRVESDLSLDLFPIEPAQPKFRFVIKGSPASLAGTLYAEYNGYKLVSVKKDPQGHFAIPDPNDFLRYLVRNLEAERKATEFLAPYGFVGEVGDAFTPVVGCREVLNFLGSHVPALRRKGWKVELEGRVGGFMEEAEFATPVVHINYKDEQSGWFEVGFDFEDGTGNRLTSAEIQRALRKGDSFVDHSGRTIMLDAEAIEGMIEVFRDCSSGESSQPGVFRMPSVYASYVKNSLDALDGVDVEAPLAWRNQAERQSQGIAYEPAEIPPGLDAILRPYQKEGVSWLRFLETNTFGGILADEMGLGKTLQTLVWLQMERYHPAVRGKPCLIVCPTSLVGNWAEEAQRFVPSLKVLTLSGSDRHAKWAELPRANLVVTSYALLRRDSEHYLEHEFGVLVLDEAQHIKNRSTQNAIVAKEMKAFHKVVLTGTPIENSVSDLWSIMDFLMPHYLGSHDSFRHNCELPIAGGGPEGEAAQARLRRKLQPFLMRRLKVDVAKDLPPRIERIASCTLSADQKAVYKQLIDSSRNKLTDLVAKQGFQKSRMEVLKTLLRLRQVCCHLDLLKMEGLKVEAPSAKMDLFFELLDEALDGGHRVLVFSQFVSMLTILRAQMDHKQIPYCYLDGATKDRMSVVHKFNTDHKIPVFLISLKAGGVGLNLTGADMVIHFDPWWNPAVENQATDRAHRIGQKRTVYSVKLITKGTVEEKVLELQRRKKAIIDATLATGETAFTSMTWTDIQDLLTL
- the prmA gene encoding 50S ribosomal protein L11 methyltransferase, with protein sequence MTSPASKPSFPLLYVARLETSGRLAELYDDYSVEGGDDQCTAWFDADRDLAIIEYFCATQAEAAHRLDAMTAFLQSHKGQDPLTCSIRELPVEDWAEAWKKFFHTEKVSDRIWIKPSWEPCPAPPGDIVVEIDPGMSFGTGQHGTTRGCLEMIDQLAATHPGATFADLGCGSGILTIAAAKLAYTRLTALDNDPLAVRIARENAELNGVADQIRFMTGDVAEAGLEGACDIVVANILAPVLIANAAVLVSFLAPAPGSRIILSGILNPQAADVQAAFETQHMTLVEHIQRGEWTTLSMKRTPPV
- the rnhC gene encoding ribonuclease HIII, whose translation is MEPRNSFTFELSEIQQAALIMLLEGGNFKRATVPYSIIAVDGDHCRIVLYTSGKVCVQGKGAQDFVTFTLEPFVLMTAQVGYEDVLNPEALAPHIGVDESGKGDFFGPMVIASAYTDQPIIEKMRELGVKDSKKISTDKRILELAREIRKLLGDRFTLIHIGPGKYNQLYAKMRSVNAMLAWGHARAIENMLEKIPTCPRAISDQFGSKEVVLRALMNKGKKIELVQMHRAEADLAVAAASILAREAFVLGIQRLGEQYGVKLPKGASDLVQVAAVELIKKHSPKVLLDTAKCHFKTTDSVLARVNETRAVLGADGAAQSKPYNRFQKKKSESRSQNPE
- a CDS encoding four helix bundle protein, translated to MRYKNFEEVPVWQAGIELTAQVFRLTDDKDFRFKGDIANQIQRAALSVPNNIAEGFERGTTPELITFLYYAKGSAGEVRSICHVIDHLPYFNHLKSQISDLKSLSTSVSRQLSAWATSLQEGDIRGPRYLTEQSKESYQQKQRASAFTEKLKRDQESLLVRLKAQRDRAPLSDGGLIPREPGL
- the pyk gene encoding pyruvate kinase, translated to MSLPDFKTKIVATIGPASESPEMLERLIRAGMNIARLNFSHGDFTGHADRITRIRAAERATGRRVAIMADLPGPKMRVGQIAPEPILLRPGADFTLTSDDIVGTAQRVSMSFEPLPRVVKPGNRLFLNDGLIQLIVERVTGNDVHCKVSVGGELRSKKGLNLPGIDLGISAFTDHDRACLEFALKHGVDAISQSFVETAADIDAVRAAASALGKRPFIIAKIERMDALKNFDEILKATDGIMVARGDLGVEVPIEEMAILQKELIAKASLAGKPVITATQMLESMVSSRLPTRAEATDVANAILDGTDCIMLSGESAMGKYPEESVAMLAAIATYTETHRPTARHDDLKAMSRLLPSTTAAEALAAVVEHAMETVPCAGVFVLTRTGRTARTLSRFNPTVWIAALSQEAEVCQGLVFSYGVYPVQLDVIPGNWNHFARQCLRENKIPGHLAMLVAGPSTLTSGDNHRIEFLDVSGP